In Nicotiana tabacum cultivar K326 chromosome 2, ASM71507v2, whole genome shotgun sequence, the following proteins share a genomic window:
- the LOC142173837 gene encoding uncharacterized protein LOC142173837, translating to MKADQRHATSKLISGYIIDNLRDPRFEVTPAFVMAEMQKLHGLDIGYHKVWRAIQRASALIRGTPEENYELLSSYLYMMKSKNPGTYTNIKIDDNNRFLYMFYAYGSSIAGWNHCRPVIAVDVTFLKSKYRGVLMISVSKDANNQIF from the exons ATGAAAGCTGATCAAAGGCATGCAACGTCAAAGTTGATTAGTGGTTACATTATCGACAATCTTCGAGACCCAAGGTTTGAAGTTACACCAGCCTTTGTCATGGCAGAAATGCAAAAATTGCATGGACTAGACATTGGTTATCACAAGGTGTGGCGTGCTATTCAACGTGCTTCAGCTTTAATAAGAGGAACTCCTGAAGAGAATTATGAATTATTGTCTTCATACTTGTATATGATGAAAAGTAAAAATCCGGGAACATACACTAACATAAAGATAGACGACAACAACAG gtttctttatatgttttatgcatatGGATCATCAATAGCTGGTTGGAATCATTGTAGACCAGTGATTGCTGTTGATGTAACTTTTTTGAAGTCAAAATATCgtggtgttttaatgatttcagTTTCAAAGGATGCAAATAACCAAATATTCTGA